Proteins from one Malaya genurostris strain Urasoe2022 chromosome 2, Malgen_1.1, whole genome shotgun sequence genomic window:
- the LOC131427051 gene encoding uncharacterized protein LOC131427051, translating to MTSQDSTQAILTQTRSLSERMRSAYDVSRSTCTIGVVSVSLETLRSNLFSLIEHAKIRIHKASVNQTTPLTEKQAKLLNDAIYSMSGILRKLEQLATMHNRTNDRATVVCGEDFQEQMNTLMKKLNATSIEMSKLKRVNDNIMNIYSNYQLENEDGSDSDVDEDTDSSDGNNTVSLR from the exons atGACCTCCCAAGATTCAACACAAGCAATTCTAACGCAAACACGTTCTTTATCAGAACGAATGCGATCTGCCTATGATG TGTCTCGTTCTACTTGTACCATCGGTGTTGTGTCCGTTTCGCTGGAAACGTTGCGATCCAACCTATTTTCACTAATCGAACACGCCAAGATTAGGATCCACAAAGCAAGTGTGAATCAGACAACACCACTAACGGAAAAACAGGCCAAACTGCTGAACGATGCCATCTACTCGATGAGTGGGATTCTGCGTAAACTGGAACAATTGGCCACCATGCATAACCGCACGAACGACCGTGCCACCGTTGTTTGTGGTGAAGACTTTCAGGAACAAATGAACACGTTGATGAAAAAACTCAACGCCACTTCCATCGAGATGTCTAAGCTGAAACGAGTCAATGATAACATCATGAACATCTACTCGAACTATCAGTTGGAAAATGAAGATGGTAGTGATTCGGATGTTGATGAGGACACGGATAGTAGCGATGGAAATAACACTGTATCTTTAAGATAG